The Ignavibacteria bacterium genome segment AAGGCGCAACAATCCGCCCGACCCTCAGGCAAACATACGCGCTCTTGCAGTATATAACCCTATACATTACCAGGAACTGCCTGAGATGTTCATGGATTTTATCTGCAGCCTTACGGGAAAATCACCTTCAACTACGGGAGCAGGCTCCGAAGGCGCCCTTACAAAGGGTCCTTTTAATGCCGTCAGCCCTATAGTTGACCTGAATAACGCGCTCGTTTCCTTTATTCTTACGGGTTACGACTGCTACACAACCGCGGCAGGTTATGTAGGCCCTAACGTCAGGGTCGATCACGATATAAGCCTTCTTATTCCTGAAATCTGGTGCCGCCTTTCGGTTAATGAAAGGGATCCGGAATTCCTCATAAAGGAAGGATACCTGGAAAAACTGAGCGACTTTGAACACAATGGACAGAAGGTGCTGGCAAGCCGCCTTGGCTACCGCATTACAGATAAATTCGTTCATACATTTTTCGGAAGGGTCTTCGAAAACCCGAATTCTGTATTCAGCGATGAAATGCTGAAGCCGGAAATCCAGGATATGGACGTTTATGCCGACGGCGTTAATAATATTGTGGAAGCACAGCAGAGGGTTGCACAGGCTTATTTCGAGGATGGAAGCATCGAGGACGCCTGCCCTGCCCTTAAGGCTCTGCTTTACATTATGGCCAAAGGCAGCTACGAAGGTAAAACGGCTGAAGATCCCGAGATCAGGAATATGTTTACAAAGTGGCACCTGCTCTCAAGCCAGTGGTACAACGACCGCCTGAAGGCAAAGCAGGAAGGCGACATTGCACTCTGGGAGCGTCATGTACGCTATCTACAGAACTTCCTGAAGAAATCCAGCCACCTCGACGTTGCAGAACAGCTTAAGATAGGCAAACGCCTTAAGTCTGCCCAGGCGCAGCTTAAGAAGGTTTCGTCCCCAGCCTACTTAAAAGAGCTGCACGGCACAATCGGCACAGACCCCGTATTCAGAAAAAAAATAGACTAATTCCTATAAGGCGCCGGAGTTATCTCCCGGCGCCCTTTTATTCCTCCGCCGAAGGCGGAAACGTTGAACGTCGAACCTCTTGCTTCTTTCCTCCCCCCTTCCTATTTTGCCTGCATTCACTTTTTAATGGAAGGTTATTTTATGCAGGACTTTCTCTTTAAAGCTTTTAGTGAAATGACACCTGAGGATTACCGAAGGGTCGACTTCAAATCCGGCCTCGAAATCCATCAGCAGCTCCTTACAAAAAAGAAACTCTTCTGCCGCTGCCCCGCGGGCATTTACAGCACCAGCTATAACGCTGAAATACTGCGCCATATGAGGCCTACACTCTCCGAGCTCGGCGAATACGACGGCACGGCACTAATGGAGTTTAAGACAAAAAAAGAAATCATCTACCAGATTAACCGCGATACCGTCTGCACGTACGAGATGGACGACACTCCCCCCTTTGAAATAAACGACGAAGCCCTCGATATCGCTCTCGGTATCGGCATGCTCTTAAACTGCACTACGGTCGACGAGATCCATATTGCACGCAAACAGTACCTCGACGGCAGCATCCCTACAGGGTTCCAGAGGACTTCAATTATCGCGCTCGACGGCAGGATACCTTTTAAGGACCGGCACATAAATATCGTCCAGATTTCAATCGAGGAGGACTCCTGCCGCGAGGTCAGCGATATTGGCCACCGCAGGGTCTACCTTTCAGACCGCCTCGGCATGCCTTTAATTGAAACCGTAACAGCACCCGATATGCTTACACCCCAGGAAGTTGCAGCCGCGGCCGGCATTTGCCGCAAACTAGTTAAATCTACGGGCAGGGTCCGCACCGGAATCGGCTCGGCAAGGCAGGACGTAAACGTCAGCGTTGAAGGGGGTACAAGAATTGAAATTAAAGGGGTACCCAGAATCCCCATGATCCCGCTTCTGACATATAACGAAGCCATGAGGCAGTGGAACCTCCTGCGCTTAAAAGAAGAACTCTTCAGGCGCGGCATTACTCCCCAAACCTTCCAGGCCAGGTTTGAAGACGTTACAAAGCTCCTTAAAAGAACTTACTTCCTCCCGGTGCAGAATGCCCTCAGCCAGGGCATGATAGTTAAATGCGCACTCCTTAAGGGCTTCCGCGGGCTCCTTAACTGGCCCACACAAACCGACACCTTCTTCTCAAAGGAAATATCGGACAGAGTCAGAGTAATAGCATGCCTTACTACTCTGCCTAATATAATCCACTCCGACAGCAAGGGTGATACGCTTTCTTCAAGCGATTGGCAGAAAATAAAGAAAAGCATGGGCGCAAGCGAAGATGACGCAATGGTTCTCGTATGGGGAAACCCCGCCGACGCCGAAATGGGTGCCTGCGAAATTATTATTAGAGCCAAAGAGGCAACCATCGGCGTGCCTTCTGAAACCCGTCAGGCACTGCGCGACGGGACAAACGGATTTGAACGCATACTGCCGGGACCCGACAGAATGTACCCCGATACGGACCTTCCTCCTAAAAAAATTACAAGGGAAAGACTTTCAAAAATACGCCTGGGACTCCCTGAACCGGTCTGGGAAAGGGAAGCCTGGTACAGAAGCCTGAAAGTCCCCGAAGACGTAATAGGGCCGCTTGCGGAATCCCGTTATGCTGCCCTCTTTATGAAACTCGTTGCAAAGTGGAATATCGATCCTGTTCTGGCCTCAGTTGCACTCATACAGTACCCAAAGCGCCTTAGCCATAAGGGCTTAGATACGGGAGTACTGACTGAAGCGATATTTGAAGAGATATTCCTGGCGTTCAAACAGGGCAGGCTTGCGCGCGAAGGAGTTCTCCCGGCTCTCGAAAATGCGGCCCGCTCGGGAAGCTTTTTTGTGGACATGCTCCCCCCGGCATGCTCGGAACAGGAACTCATGCATTTCCTTTCACTTGCCCGCAGTGAGCTCTCAGGCATTAAGCTCCATAAACCCGCATGCGAAAAGACCGTCCTCATGAGCCTCGTCATGAAACACCTTAGAGGCAGGGTTGAAGGACGCAGGGTAATGGAAACAATCGGTACTCTTTTCCAGGAGGCGAAATGAATTCAGACATTTATAAAGGCTACAGGGGTGAAGCACTGGACGCACTGAAAAACTTCGGCGCAGAGGTCTGGAGCGACGTTGAGATCAAAACTTCAACCGGGAAATTTACAGGCATTATACTCCCCCGCTCCGAAACAGCCGACTCTCACCACATTGTAATTAAGCTCCGTTCGGGCTACAACATAGGAATTTTTGCCGGAGGAATTCAGGCAATTACTGTTACAGGACACAAGGAAGCTCACTATAAAATACCAGAAAAGGAGTTCCCCTATAACCCGCAGAAACCTAAGGTTAAACTTCTCGGCACCGGCGGAACAATTGCAAGCCGCCTCGACTACCGTACGGGAGCCGTTATACCGGCTTTTTCACCCGGTGAACTTTATGGCTCTGTTCCCGAACTTGCTGATATCTGCAACCTGGAGACTGAAAAACTCTACGGCGTCTTCAGCGAAAATATGGGTCCCGAACAGTGGATCGGTACGGCTCAGGCTATTGGACGCGAAATTGAAAAAGGGGTCCAGGGAATTGTAATCGGGCACGGAACTGACACAATGCACCACACGGCGGCCATTCTGTCCTTTATGGTGCAGAACACTCCTGTTCCAATTGTTATGGTGGGATCCCAGCGCTCAAGCGACCGCCCGTCTTCAGATGCGGCGCTGAACCTGATGCACAGCGTCAAGACCGCGGCCGAAAGCGACATTGCAGAAATAATGGTATGCATGTTCGGCCCTACTTCCGACGCGTACGGACTATTGCACCGCGGAACCCGCGTAAGAAAAATGCACTCAAGCTACAGGTCTACTTTCCGCACCATTGGAGACATACCGATTGCAATGGTAAGCCGCGAGAAGATTACGCCTTTAAGACAGGATTATAA includes the following:
- the gatD gene encoding Glu-tRNA(Gln) amidotransferase subunit GatD, whose protein sequence is MNSDIYKGYRGEALDALKNFGAEVWSDVEIKTSTGKFTGIILPRSETADSHHIVIKLRSGYNIGIFAGGIQAITVTGHKEAHYKIPEKEFPYNPQKPKVKLLGTGGTIASRLDYRTGAVIPAFSPGELYGSVPELADICNLETEKLYGVFSENMGPEQWIGTAQAIGREIEKGVQGIVIGHGTDTMHHTAAILSFMVQNTPVPIVMVGSQRSSDRPSSDAALNLMHSVKTAAESDIAEIMVCMFGPTSDAYGLLHRGTRVRKMHSSYRSTFRTIGDIPIAMVSREKITPLRQDYKKRRRDHGVTINTAFEEKVGIVYYYPNMKPDIIDSMIDNGYKGIVIAGTGLGHVNKPLYPALKRAHEKNIAVYMTVQTLWGYVQMYVYDTGRDMMELGVVPTANMLPEVAYVKLGWALGQTQDPQKVKDIMLTPIAGEITEREPSNGYLIYQGGIPEVEEFISKYVK
- the gatE gene encoding Glu-tRNA(Gln) amidotransferase subunit GatE; this translates as MQDFLFKAFSEMTPEDYRRVDFKSGLEIHQQLLTKKKLFCRCPAGIYSTSYNAEILRHMRPTLSELGEYDGTALMEFKTKKEIIYQINRDTVCTYEMDDTPPFEINDEALDIALGIGMLLNCTTVDEIHIARKQYLDGSIPTGFQRTSIIALDGRIPFKDRHINIVQISIEEDSCREVSDIGHRRVYLSDRLGMPLIETVTAPDMLTPQEVAAAAGICRKLVKSTGRVRTGIGSARQDVNVSVEGGTRIEIKGVPRIPMIPLLTYNEAMRQWNLLRLKEELFRRGITPQTFQARFEDVTKLLKRTYFLPVQNALSQGMIVKCALLKGFRGLLNWPTQTDTFFSKEISDRVRVIACLTTLPNIIHSDSKGDTLSSSDWQKIKKSMGASEDDAMVLVWGNPADAEMGACEIIIRAKEATIGVPSETRQALRDGTNGFERILPGPDRMYPDTDLPPKKITRERLSKIRLGLPEPVWEREAWYRSLKVPEDVIGPLAESRYAALFMKLVAKWNIDPVLASVALIQYPKRLSHKGLDTGVLTEAIFEEIFLAFKQGRLAREGVLPALENAARSGSFFVDMLPPACSEQELMHFLSLARSELSGIKLHKPACEKTVLMSLVMKHLRGRVEGRRVMETIGTLFQEAK